In Edaphobacter dinghuensis, one genomic interval encodes:
- a CDS encoding GH35 family beta-galactosidase, producing MRGQISALAIVFSLATLGAKNLHAQQPHLEKRGVTTQLVVDGKPFLMLAGELHNSSSSSLDYMKPAWPKLAAIPLNTVLTPLSWELIEPTEGTFDFSLVDGLLSQAREQHLHIVFLWLASWKNGMSSYDPVWVKRDTKRFPRAVENGNEVNILSTFGDATRDADARAFAALMKHLSEVDGRDHTVLMMQVENEVGVLGDTRDHSAVANKAFDGAVPEELTSYLKTHRGSLNPELRELWEKNGAKTAGTWAQVFGDTSRADEIFMAWHYARYVQAVAAKGKAAYDLPMYVNAWLGGNDVTPGDYPSGGAQPRVIDIWKAAGSAIDIYAPDLYASPFEGWCNRYHRADNPLLIPETNGGPVGAANMFYAFGEHAALGFSPFGIDGWLGQDEELGKSYSVIEQLAPMLLEAQSKGEAHGFLLDKGHPSVDFNMDGYVVHVSLDEIFGQGTEKGFGLIMVTGPEEFIGAGKGFRVSFSTRSSATRVGLASVDEGKFEDGKWIAGRRLNGDENDQGNYWRFDSRSVKIEKAALYHY from the coding sequence ATGCGAGGACAAATTTCCGCTTTGGCAATCGTCTTCTCTCTTGCAACTCTCGGTGCGAAAAACCTTCACGCACAGCAGCCTCATCTGGAAAAGCGCGGCGTAACCACGCAACTGGTCGTCGATGGCAAGCCCTTTCTGATGCTCGCCGGAGAGCTGCATAACTCCAGCTCCTCGAGCCTCGACTACATGAAGCCCGCATGGCCGAAGCTGGCGGCGATTCCTCTGAACACGGTGCTGACGCCGCTCTCGTGGGAGCTGATCGAGCCGACCGAAGGAACCTTCGACTTCTCGCTGGTCGACGGTCTGCTGTCGCAGGCACGCGAGCAGCATTTGCATATCGTCTTCCTCTGGCTGGCCTCGTGGAAGAACGGTATGTCGAGCTACGATCCGGTTTGGGTCAAGCGCGATACAAAGCGGTTTCCCCGCGCTGTCGAGAATGGCAACGAGGTAAATATCCTGAGCACCTTCGGCGACGCGACCCGCGACGCCGATGCACGCGCCTTCGCCGCCCTGATGAAGCATCTGAGTGAGGTCGATGGTCGCGACCACACCGTTCTGATGATGCAGGTGGAAAACGAGGTCGGTGTCCTTGGTGATACCCGCGATCACTCCGCCGTGGCGAATAAGGCGTTTGACGGAGCAGTTCCCGAGGAGCTGACAAGCTATCTCAAGACGCATCGCGGCTCGCTGAACCCAGAGCTGCGCGAGCTCTGGGAGAAGAATGGAGCGAAGACCGCCGGAACATGGGCGCAGGTCTTCGGCGATACCTCGCGTGCCGACGAGATCTTTATGGCATGGCACTACGCGCGCTACGTGCAGGCGGTCGCCGCTAAAGGAAAGGCTGCGTACGACCTGCCGATGTATGTGAATGCATGGCTCGGCGGCAACGATGTAACGCCCGGCGATTATCCCAGCGGAGGCGCGCAGCCAAGGGTGATCGACATATGGAAGGCTGCCGGATCGGCGATCGACATCTACGCGCCGGACCTTTATGCGTCTCCCTTTGAAGGGTGGTGCAATCGCTATCACCGTGCGGACAATCCGTTGTTGATTCCGGAGACCAATGGCGGTCCGGTGGGCGCGGCGAATATGTTTTACGCCTTTGGCGAACATGCGGCGCTGGGATTTTCACCGTTCGGTATCGACGGATGGCTCGGTCAGGATGAAGAGCTGGGCAAGAGCTACAGCGTCATCGAGCAACTGGCTCCGATGCTGCTGGAGGCGCAGAGCAAGGGCGAAGCGCACGGCTTCCTCCTCGATAAGGGCCATCCGTCGGTGGACTTCAACATGGACGGCTATGTAGTCCATGTCAGTCTCGATGAGATCTTTGGTCAGGGAACCGAAAAGGGCTTTGGGCTGATTATGGTGACCGGGCCGGAAGAGTTTATCGGTGCAGGCAAAGGCTTCCGTGTCTCGTTCAGCACAAGATCGTCTGCGACGCGGGTCGGACTGGCTTCGGTAGACGAAGGCAAGTTTGAAGATGGGAAATGGATCGCCGGGCGCAGGCTCAACGGCGATGAGAACGACCAGGGAAACTACTGGCGCTTCGATTCGCGCAGCGTGAAGATCGAGAAAGCGGCGCTCTACCATTATTGA
- the ligA gene encoding NAD-dependent DNA ligase LigA produces MKAELSPDQQIQALRDELRHHEHLYYVLDTPELTDAQYDVLMNRLKKLEAEHPDLVTTDSPTQRVGGKPREGFVKTPHSRPMLSLDNAYNEEELRAWDQRVREALPSAETVRYVCELKLDGLSLALHYAAGTHGAAHLDRGLTRGDGSIGEDVTSNVRTIRSVPLSVSAAKLKTAALPQKFEVRGEVVLPHAAFVKMNEEREAQGLTPAANPRNAAAGTIRTLEPNIVAQRRLDFYAYFLLQDGDTLLGSQTETLDALRASGFRVNPHAKTVKDIDAVVKFIADAEPLRDTLGYEIDGVVIKVDATAQQRRLGFTGKAPRWAIAYKFAARAGITKLEDVLFQVGRTGKVTPVAALTPVSIGGTTVTRATLHNADEIARLNVRIGDFVQVERGGDVIPKIVAVVDDKQHPRGKKEIVFPEKCPVCGSDLKKVEGEVDWRCVNNSCPARVREELLHWAARGVMNIEGLGDAMVAQLLGQSAELGSSVDQVVTDEGAPIEIRKPLIHTIGDLYRLKREKLLELERVGEKTADALLAQIEQSKSAGLARVLLGLGIRFVGERTAQLLAEHFGSMSELMKASAEELEAVNEVGPKVAQAIVEFFAVEKNLQLVRDLESLGLTFTAEKRVKTSTLESLTFVLTGTLPNLTREIAKEKIESAGGKVSGSVSKKTSYVVAGEEAGSKLDKANSLGVAVIDEAGLLALLKDGSATPA; encoded by the coding sequence ATGAAGGCTGAGCTTAGTCCCGATCAACAGATTCAGGCGTTGCGCGATGAGCTTCGCCATCACGAGCATCTTTACTACGTTCTGGACACGCCAGAGCTGACAGACGCGCAGTACGACGTGCTGATGAACCGGCTGAAGAAGCTGGAGGCCGAACATCCGGATCTGGTGACGACCGATTCACCGACGCAGCGCGTGGGCGGCAAGCCGCGCGAAGGATTTGTAAAGACACCGCACTCGCGCCCGATGCTGTCGCTCGACAACGCCTACAACGAAGAGGAGCTGCGAGCATGGGACCAGCGAGTGCGCGAAGCGCTGCCAAGCGCGGAGACGGTACGCTATGTGTGCGAGTTGAAGCTCGACGGCCTCTCGTTGGCTCTGCATTACGCGGCAGGTACACATGGAGCGGCGCATCTCGATCGAGGACTTACTCGCGGCGACGGCTCGATCGGCGAGGACGTGACCAGTAATGTGCGTACGATCCGGTCAGTGCCGCTGAGTGTTTCGGCAGCGAAGTTGAAGACGGCAGCCTTGCCGCAGAAGTTCGAGGTGCGCGGCGAGGTGGTGCTGCCGCACGCGGCGTTTGTGAAGATGAACGAGGAGCGCGAGGCGCAGGGCCTGACCCCAGCGGCGAATCCACGGAATGCGGCAGCGGGAACGATTCGCACACTTGAGCCGAACATCGTGGCGCAGCGGCGATTGGATTTCTACGCATACTTTTTGTTGCAGGATGGCGACACCCTGCTGGGGTCGCAGACGGAGACACTGGATGCGCTACGAGCGTCGGGTTTCCGTGTGAATCCTCATGCGAAGACGGTGAAGGACATCGACGCAGTGGTGAAGTTCATCGCCGATGCGGAGCCGCTGCGCGACACGCTGGGCTATGAGATCGACGGTGTTGTGATCAAGGTCGATGCGACCGCGCAGCAGCGTCGGCTGGGGTTTACGGGCAAGGCTCCGCGCTGGGCAATTGCGTATAAGTTCGCCGCGCGCGCGGGCATTACGAAGCTTGAGGATGTGCTATTTCAGGTCGGACGAACGGGCAAGGTGACTCCCGTGGCCGCGCTGACGCCGGTGTCGATTGGCGGAACTACGGTGACGCGGGCGACGCTGCATAACGCGGATGAGATTGCGCGGTTGAACGTGCGCATCGGCGACTTTGTGCAGGTGGAGCGCGGCGGCGATGTGATTCCGAAGATCGTCGCTGTGGTCGACGATAAGCAGCATCCGCGAGGCAAGAAAGAGATTGTGTTTCCGGAGAAGTGCCCGGTATGCGGAAGCGATCTGAAGAAGGTTGAGGGCGAGGTCGACTGGCGTTGCGTGAACAACTCCTGTCCGGCGCGGGTGCGCGAAGAGCTGCTGCATTGGGCGGCGCGGGGTGTGATGAATATCGAGGGTCTGGGAGATGCGATGGTGGCGCAGCTTCTGGGACAGAGCGCGGAGTTGGGCAGCAGTGTCGATCAGGTAGTGACCGACGAGGGTGCGCCGATCGAGATTCGTAAGCCGCTGATCCATACGATCGGCGATCTATACCGCCTGAAGCGCGAGAAGCTGTTGGAGCTGGAGCGCGTTGGAGAGAAGACAGCGGATGCACTGCTGGCCCAAATCGAGCAATCGAAGAGCGCAGGATTGGCGCGGGTGCTGCTTGGGTTGGGAATAAGATTTGTTGGCGAGAGAACAGCGCAGCTACTGGCGGAGCACTTCGGCTCAATGAGTGAGCTGATGAAAGCCTCGGCGGAGGAGTTGGAGGCTGTGAACGAGGTGGGACCAAAGGTGGCGCAGGCAATTGTGGAGTTCTTTGCGGTGGAGAAGAACCTGCAACTGGTGCGTGATCTGGAGTCGCTGGGCCTGACGTTTACGGCTGAAAAGCGTGTGAAGACTTCGACGCTCGAGAGCCTGACGTTTGTGCTGACGGGGACGCTGCCGAATCTTACGCGTGAGATTGCAAAGGAAAAGATTGAGTCTGCTGGAGGAAAGGTCTCAGGCAGCGTGAGCAAGAAGACGAGCTATGTGGTCGCGGGTGAAGAGGCGGGGTCGAAGCTGGATAAGGCGAACTCACTTGGAGTTGCAGTGATCGACGAGGCTGGGTTGCTGGCGTTGCTGAAGGATGGTTCGGCAACGCCAGCCTAA
- a CDS encoding GH39 family glycosyl hydrolase codes for MKSISRRLLSVGSAILLSACICISSPAQSSTSQMTTLRIDAKAATTPFPHFWEQTFGSGRAILSLRQDYREDLRTVKQATDFKSVRFHGIFMDDVGLYDPDRRPIKFAQMTNADVAANSDSGIYNFSYVDQIYDGLLANGIRPFVELSFMPKKMASDPNALHAFWYKQNVSPPKDYKLWDDMITAFVEHLVARYGIDEVAQWDFEVWNEPNIDFWAGNPKQPTYFELYDHTARAIKKVNARLRVGGPSTAQAAWVADFLAHCKKDNVPVDFVSTHVYGNDTAKNVLGTDEDVPRDHMVARAVKMVHDEILASPYPKIPLIMSEYNASYANEPDVTDSVYMGPWLASNISQCDGLTQSMSYWSFSDVFEEQGVVRTPFYGGFGLIAEDDIPKPSLNAFAMLHRLGDRRIKLDSDSALATRREDGSLAIALWNYAAPYGSGPAYTPPPTDPGPSKIFTVKLEHVSPNAPIEIWRLDADHGNVIKTYDAMGRPAFPTRDQVAKLREAGKASPPESSSLKNGNLTITIPPQGLVLITTR; via the coding sequence ATGAAATCAATCTCCCGCCGCCTGCTGTCAGTCGGCTCTGCAATTCTCCTCTCTGCCTGCATCTGCATTTCATCTCCGGCTCAATCTTCTACTTCACAGATGACAACGCTCCGCATCGACGCCAAAGCCGCCACCACGCCCTTCCCCCACTTCTGGGAGCAGACGTTCGGCTCAGGCCGCGCCATTCTTTCGCTGAGGCAGGACTACCGCGAAGACCTCCGCACCGTAAAGCAAGCCACCGATTTCAAGTCCGTTCGCTTCCACGGCATCTTCATGGACGACGTGGGCCTCTACGATCCTGACCGCAGGCCCATCAAATTTGCCCAGATGACGAATGCCGACGTGGCCGCGAACTCTGATTCCGGCATCTACAACTTCTCTTACGTCGATCAGATCTACGATGGCCTGCTCGCCAATGGCATTCGCCCCTTCGTCGAGTTGAGCTTCATGCCGAAGAAGATGGCCTCTGATCCGAACGCGCTGCACGCCTTCTGGTACAAGCAGAACGTCTCTCCGCCAAAGGACTACAAACTGTGGGACGACATGATCACCGCCTTCGTCGAGCATCTCGTTGCACGCTACGGCATCGACGAAGTAGCACAGTGGGACTTCGAAGTATGGAATGAGCCCAACATCGACTTCTGGGCAGGCAATCCCAAGCAGCCGACTTACTTTGAGCTGTACGACCACACTGCGCGCGCCATCAAGAAGGTCAACGCTCGTCTGCGCGTCGGTGGGCCATCGACCGCGCAGGCCGCATGGGTCGCAGACTTCCTCGCGCACTGCAAGAAGGACAACGTTCCCGTCGACTTCGTCAGTACCCACGTCTACGGCAACGACACTGCGAAGAACGTCCTCGGCACCGACGAAGATGTCCCCCGCGACCACATGGTTGCTCGCGCCGTAAAGATGGTGCACGACGAGATTCTCGCGTCGCCCTATCCAAAAATTCCGCTCATCATGAGCGAATACAACGCCAGCTACGCCAACGAGCCTGACGTCACTGACTCCGTCTACATGGGGCCGTGGCTCGCCAGCAACATCAGCCAATGCGACGGCCTCACTCAGTCGATGAGCTACTGGTCCTTCTCCGACGTCTTCGAAGAACAGGGCGTCGTACGTACACCGTTCTACGGCGGCTTCGGTCTTATCGCCGAAGACGATATTCCCAAGCCCTCGCTCAACGCCTTCGCCATGCTGCATCGGTTGGGCGACCGTCGCATCAAGCTCGACTCCGACTCCGCGCTCGCCACCCGACGCGAAGACGGCTCACTCGCTATCGCTCTCTGGAACTACGCCGCACCCTACGGCAGCGGCCCAGCCTACACGCCACCGCCTACCGATCCTGGCCCATCGAAGATCTTCACTGTAAAGCTTGAGCACGTCTCTCCCAACGCGCCCATAGAAATCTGGCGGCTCGACGCTGACCACGGCAACGTCATCAAGACCTACGACGCGATGGGTCGTCCCGCATTCCCAACACGCGATCAGGTCGCCAAGCTTCGCGAGGCAGGCAAGGCATCGCCGCCCGAATCCTCTTCGCTAAAGAACGGCAACCTGACCATCACCATTCCGCCACAAGGACTTGTCCTCATCACCACTCGCTAA
- a CDS encoding TonB-dependent receptor, with the protein MRFALIALALCLSAQAHAQFNANLSGTVQDSTGAIIPNATVTLTNPATHQSQKTTTSDSGVYHFSELPPAHYTLAVTATGFKASTFDDVALAAETPRNLNVTLSTGDVSETVTVNANQVSALQNADASIGSTISTEAIQRLPIIGGNPYELLRTSPGITGDGARAGNGNAVFLPNGGGPGGSSRGIFQTENQTQISANGQPVADNTYSVDGVTVDSLTHGGSAVVTPNQEAIGQITTLSTSYDAADGRNSGAQIKVVTKSGTNDLHGSLYFLYDEPGLNAFAKYGGPDGQLPLRVETKQRTYDASLGGPIIKNKLFGFASYAGFSYGGNTTISQYVETPQYRSLIPTIRPGGITTSILTSAGVVPRIVTLLPMNCSDYANNQSLYAPVNGVRQTANGGPYCNPVGGGVDIGSPTPGGATQLGVYTPSAATNPATYTGGGLDGVPDVEYAQLLVPNHSRGNQFNGRVDWYASTKDQFAGSFYITKLDNYGTSGATDSRPQSDVPFKPLNTAVTLIYIHTFSPSWLNELRGNSTRFAENALRDGAGTVNFGIPYINVQGLPFSNNINFGVEQSSTNPAIFAENTYEVRDQVTHTFGSHILRFGGEIRFEQDNDKLSGTTRPVYAMQGLWNFANDAPIYEGITASTLTGGAPNTQLYLRSKDIAGFVQHDWKVTPTFTLNTGFRYEIYTPISNKTGNVSKPVLGPSGSELSDMTLVPTHDLYNTDYGHYAPKIGFAWTPAMYNNNVVLRGGFAIAYNHLDAGLFNTQAIDNVPGAATFNVCCGQDTSPFAGGQIKYALGSSNAADSYPANPAFAGGVNANGFPANGAQIELYGVAGRIRNPVSYLYSLDTQTQLPEQIVLTVGYGGSLARHNPRLVNQNFLYNNTGSPTYQAFFAQTDSIQAYNSLNVRVARNFSHGFQIEGSYTFSKNMDQVSNGDGANSNANQTNPANNKSEYGPSDYDTRNRATISGLYTTPKVHSNNFLVKAVANGWQINGIASFHSGFPWTPVTYNLQSNIVPNAAVVSPTRPLAILYGAGPIGRSCSNNAYVTGSNFPNRTLPGGTAGTAGGQNYFDTTPPTLPPGQNYVYTPGIGRNSFTGPCYRDIDISLAKEVQLESWGHTATLRFQANMFNAFNLLNLAPIQNGNADPAANIQNADFGKATTADAGRQIEFLMRLNF; encoded by the coding sequence ATGCGATTTGCGCTGATCGCACTGGCACTTTGTCTATCGGCACAGGCCCACGCACAGTTCAACGCCAACCTCTCCGGTACCGTGCAGGATTCAACAGGGGCGATCATCCCGAATGCGACCGTGACGTTGACCAATCCTGCCACGCATCAGTCGCAGAAGACGACAACAAGCGACAGCGGCGTCTATCACTTTAGCGAGCTTCCTCCTGCGCATTACACCCTTGCGGTCACGGCAACAGGATTCAAGGCCTCCACCTTTGACGATGTTGCGCTTGCAGCAGAGACACCGCGCAATTTAAATGTGACCCTCAGCACAGGCGATGTCTCCGAGACCGTGACCGTCAATGCCAATCAAGTCTCCGCTCTGCAAAATGCAGACGCAAGCATCGGCAGCACTATCTCCACCGAAGCAATCCAGCGGTTGCCCATCATCGGCGGCAACCCCTACGAGCTTCTTCGCACCTCTCCCGGAATCACAGGTGACGGCGCACGCGCCGGCAACGGCAACGCCGTTTTCCTTCCCAACGGCGGAGGCCCCGGCGGATCGTCGCGTGGCATCTTCCAGACCGAGAACCAGACGCAGATCTCAGCCAACGGACAGCCTGTGGCCGACAACACCTACAGCGTCGACGGCGTCACCGTCGACTCGCTGACACATGGCGGCTCGGCTGTCGTTACCCCCAATCAGGAGGCCATCGGCCAGATCACCACACTCTCTACCTCCTACGACGCCGCCGATGGCCGCAACTCAGGAGCACAAATCAAAGTCGTCACCAAGAGCGGCACCAACGATCTGCACGGCTCTCTCTACTTTCTCTACGATGAGCCGGGCCTCAATGCCTTTGCCAAATACGGCGGCCCCGATGGGCAGCTTCCGCTACGCGTCGAGACCAAGCAGCGCACCTACGACGCCTCCCTCGGCGGCCCCATCATCAAAAACAAGCTCTTTGGATTCGCCTCCTACGCCGGCTTCAGCTATGGCGGAAACACTACAATCTCGCAGTACGTCGAGACTCCACAATACCGTTCACTGATCCCCACCATTCGTCCCGGTGGCATCACCACCAGCATCCTTACCTCGGCTGGTGTCGTGCCACGAATCGTCACCCTTCTCCCCATGAACTGCTCCGATTACGCCAACAACCAAAGCCTGTATGCTCCGGTCAACGGCGTTCGGCAAACAGCTAACGGAGGCCCGTACTGCAATCCAGTAGGTGGTGGAGTCGACATCGGCTCTCCAACTCCTGGCGGCGCGACGCAACTTGGCGTCTACACTCCTTCGGCGGCCACGAACCCCGCAACCTATACCGGCGGCGGCCTCGATGGCGTGCCCGATGTAGAGTACGCACAGCTTCTCGTGCCCAACCACTCTCGCGGAAATCAGTTCAATGGCCGCGTCGATTGGTATGCCAGCACGAAAGACCAGTTCGCAGGCAGCTTCTACATCACCAAGCTGGACAACTACGGTACCAGCGGCGCGACCGACTCACGTCCACAGTCGGACGTTCCCTTCAAACCACTTAACACCGCCGTTACGCTCATCTACATTCATACCTTCTCGCCAAGCTGGCTCAACGAGCTACGAGGTAACAGCACTCGCTTTGCCGAAAACGCCCTTCGCGACGGAGCAGGCACGGTGAACTTCGGTATACCCTACATCAACGTGCAAGGCCTGCCGTTCTCCAACAACATCAACTTCGGAGTAGAGCAGAGCAGCACCAACCCCGCCATCTTCGCCGAAAACACCTATGAGGTCCGCGATCAGGTGACACATACCTTCGGCTCGCACATTCTGCGTTTTGGCGGCGAGATCCGCTTCGAGCAGGACAACGACAAGCTCTCCGGAACGACTCGCCCTGTCTACGCCATGCAGGGCCTGTGGAACTTCGCCAACGATGCTCCCATCTACGAAGGCATCACCGCCAGCACCCTTACCGGCGGCGCACCCAACACGCAACTTTATCTTCGTTCCAAAGATATAGCCGGCTTCGTCCAGCACGACTGGAAGGTGACGCCAACTTTCACTCTCAATACCGGCTTTCGTTATGAGATCTATACGCCGATCAGCAACAAGACCGGCAACGTCAGCAAGCCTGTCCTCGGGCCTTCCGGATCCGAACTCTCCGACATGACGCTGGTCCCCACTCACGATCTCTACAACACCGACTACGGCCACTATGCGCCGAAGATCGGCTTCGCATGGACCCCCGCCATGTACAACAACAATGTCGTCCTTCGCGGCGGCTTCGCAATTGCCTATAACCACCTCGATGCCGGATTGTTCAACACGCAGGCCATCGACAACGTTCCCGGCGCAGCGACCTTCAACGTCTGCTGCGGCCAGGACACCAGCCCCTTCGCAGGCGGACAGATCAAATACGCTTTAGGCAGCAGCAATGCCGCCGATAGCTATCCGGCGAACCCGGCTTTCGCCGGCGGCGTAAATGCCAACGGCTTTCCTGCCAATGGAGCGCAGATCGAGCTGTACGGCGTCGCTGGCCGCATCCGAAATCCGGTGAGCTATCTCTACTCGCTCGACACCCAGACCCAGTTGCCTGAGCAGATCGTGCTGACCGTCGGCTACGGCGGCAGCCTCGCTCGACACAATCCGCGCCTGGTCAACCAGAACTTCCTCTACAACAACACCGGCTCGCCAACCTATCAGGCATTCTTCGCGCAGACCGATTCGATCCAAGCCTACAACTCGCTCAACGTTCGCGTCGCGCGCAACTTCAGCCATGGCTTCCAGATCGAGGGCAGCTATACCTTCTCGAAGAACATGGACCAGGTCTCGAACGGTGACGGTGCCAACTCCAACGCTAACCAGACCAACCCGGCCAACAACAAGTCGGAGTATGGTCCCTCCGACTACGACACACGCAATCGCGCCACCATCTCCGGCCTGTACACTACGCCCAAGGTTCACTCCAACAACTTCCTTGTTAAAGCTGTAGCCAATGGATGGCAGATCAATGGCATCGCCAGCTTCCACTCAGGCTTTCCCTGGACGCCGGTTACTTACAACCTGCAATCCAATATCGTTCCCAACGCAGCGGTCGTGTCACCGACGCGTCCGTTGGCAATCCTCTACGGCGCAGGCCCCATCGGCCGAAGCTGCTCCAACAACGCCTACGTTACCGGCTCTAACTTCCCCAATCGCACTCTGCCGGGCGGAACAGCGGGCACTGCCGGAGGCCAAAACTACTTCGACACCACTCCTCCGACCTTGCCTCCGGGCCAGAACTACGTTTACACCCCAGGCATCGGACGTAACAGCTTCACCGGCCCGTGCTATCGCGACATCGACATAAGCCTCGCCAAAGAGGTGCAGCTTGAAAGCTGGGGCCACACCGCAACCCTGCGCTTCCAGGCAAATATGTTCAACGCCTTCAACCTGCTCAATCTGGCCCCCATTCAAAACGGAAATGCTGATCCCGCTGCAAATATTCAGAACGCCGATTTCGGCAAAGCCACCACTGCCGACGCCGGACGCCAGATTGAATTCCTGATGAGACTAAACTTCTGA